The nucleotide sequence ACTGAAAAATAGATTCCCATATCAGCAACGGACCACTGAAGTGAACTGATAGCATGAAGCGGGAATGCTGTGTAGAATATGTTGAATCCGAGGAATATCAGGAAATATAGCAGCAACATGTATGGTATGTTCGTTATCCCGATCACTTCCCTGAAGTTGATCTTCTCTGCTTTTTTAATGGTACATTGCCTTGATTCCGGCAGGTAAAGAACTATTGCAATAGTTCCTGCAAGGGATATGAGAGCAGCAGCGAGTACAGGGATCAGTTCTCCATAGATCGTTATACTAAGCAGGCCTGCAAGTGCGGGTCCTATAATGAATCCAAGATTTGCAGAAATGGACATTTTCCCAAAATTCTTGTTGCGGTCCTTTTCTTCAGTTATGTCTGCAAGGTAAGCATTTGCTACGGCTATATTTCCTCCTGTAAGCCCGTCAAAGCTTCTGGCAATGAAAAGGATCAGGAGTGGTATTGTGACAACAAATGCTCCAAAAAGTGTAGAATTGACGCTCACAAGGGTCTTCACGGGGGTAAAAAATGCAAGTAAGAATATTATCCAGGATAACAATGTTCCTGCCTGGGAAATTAACAATATTTTCTTTCTACCGTGAATATCGGACCATCTTCCAAGTATGGGTGCTCCTATTAGCTGGAATGCCGGATATATGGCACCGATAAATCCGTAAACGATGGCATTTCCTCCAAATCTCTCTACCAGGAAAACAAGGAAGGGGATGACTATTCCAAAACCAAGGGTATTGATGAAGTTGATGAGCAGTAAAGGAAAAAGTCTTGGTTTCTTTGGTTCACAGCCATTCTGATCCATCTATTCATATTTTCTGTTTCTATCTATTTATAGGATCATGTTCCGTGCAGGAATTGAGTTCTAAATTACTTTTATGGATGTTTAATAATTGTAATTAGCTCAATTTTCATTGACGATTGGTTTGCTACTTTATTGAACCGATTTAATCAATTTTAGTTGACTAGTTGTTAAATATAATTTTTAAAAACAGTTATATACCATCAACAGGCTATTTATTATTATCACATAAAACTCAAAAGAGGTATTGTCATGGCATGCTGGGAATATGATATTAAGTCTGTTCGAATGGGT is from Methanococcoides sp. AM1 and encodes:
- a CDS encoding MFS transporter, which gives rise to MDQNGCEPKKPRLFPLLLINFINTLGFGIVIPFLVFLVERFGGNAIVYGFIGAIYPAFQLIGAPILGRWSDIHGRKKILLISQAGTLLSWIIFLLAFFTPVKTLVSVNSTLFGAFVVTIPLLILFIARSFDGLTGGNIAVANAYLADITEEKDRNKNFGKMSISANLGFIIGPALAGLLSITIYGELIPVLAAALISLAGTIAIVLYLPESRQCTIKKAEKINFREVIGITNIPYMLLLYFLIFLGFNIFYTAFPLHAISSLQWSVADMGIYFSVLGILMIVVQGPILSQAVKKYSDAQLTIFGSVVLGTNFLLLVSGNVALTYLAAAFFALGNGLMWPSVLSIISKLAGKDHQGAVQGFASSFSSLASIAGLILGGFLYEILEGVSFIIAAVIIYTVFLLSFRMLSFEKKVREEV